Within Streptomyces sp. SS1-1, the genomic segment AGCCCATGCTCGAACTGGTCGACGAGGCGGAGCTGAAGGAGCGCGCTCACCTGCGCGCCCCCCGGCCGACCGCCTGACCCCCGGCCCACCGACTGAACCCCGGGGCACCGCCGGTCCTCGGGGCCGGACCACCACGACGGGGCCCCGCACCCGTGACCTTCCCGGCCTGGCCGGTGTCACGGGTGCGGGGCCCCGTCCGTGCGCGTGGCTCCCGCTCCGCTCCTCCTGCTCGTCCTACTCCACGAAGTACGAGTCGTGCCGGTCGAAGAACGCGGCACGCTCCTCCTCGGACGCGTGACCCAGGCGGGAGACCTGCTCGAAGTACTCCTCGCGCGGGGCCCCCGGAGTGAACAGCAGCAGCATGTCGGCCGGCGCGTCCGAGTCGTTGCGGAAGGCGTGCAGACCGCCCTGGGGGACGTGCAGGAAGTCTCCCTTGCGGGCGTCGACCCACTGCACACCGTCGAACACGCGCACGGTGCCGTCCAGGATGAAGAAGGACTCCGAGATCCGCTTGTGGAAGTGGGTCTTCGGGCCGCCCGCCCTGGGGCGCATCTCGACCCGGTACAACCCGAACTCGCCCCTGGTGGTGGCGGTGGTGGCCAGATAGTGGGTGGCGTCCTTCCCGGTCCCGCTCTCACCGAGGTCGGGCGGTGTGGTGGCCGGACGGAAGACGGCACTGACCTCACCGTCCTCACCCCAGTACTTCTGTTCCGGGTACGGGTACGACATGGTGGTTCCTTTCGTGCGGCCCGCGCCCCGTGCCTCTGTCACGGCGAGGGGCTCGGACGGTTGTCAGTCGGCGACCTGGTGACGGGTGAAGCGGGACACCAGCGGCGGCTCCGTCAGCCAGCCGTGGATGTGTCCGTGAGGCGGACGAGAGGCCGCGGCGGACCGCGGCAGCATGAGGAAGGCGACCGACGCGCCGACGGCGAGCAGGCCCGCGCACAGCGGCATGGCCCGTCCGAACGAGGCGTCGAAGGCCGTACCGGACCGGTAGGCCTCCGGACCCATACCGACCAGCAGCGGGAGCGCAGCGACGGACACCAGACCCGCCGCCCGGGCCGCGGCGTTGTTGATGCCGCTGGCCAGCCCGGCGTTGGCGGTGTCCACCGAGTGCAGCAGGGTCACGGTCAGGGGAGCGACCATGACGACCATGCCGGTGCCCATCACCAGCAGGGCCGGGAGGATGTCGAAGAGATAGGACGCGTGGGGACCGACCCGCAGCATGAGCAGCATCCCCGCTCCGCACACCAGCGGACCGACGGTGAGCGGCACACGCGGTCCCAGCCGCTGGGCGAGTGTCCCGGCGTGGGACGAGAAGAGCAGCATCAGCACGGTGTTGGGCAGCATCGCCGCCCCGGCGGCCATCGCCGGATACCCGACGACGATCTGCAGCTGCAACGCGGTGAGGAAGAAGAACCCACCCGTGCCCGCGTAGACGCACAAGGTGATCACGTTGACGGCGCTGAACTGCCGTGAGGAGAAGATCGCCGGCGGCATCATGGGGTCGGCGCCACGTCGTTCCACGCGGAGGAACGCGGCTCCCACGACGACACCGCCGACGGCCGCGGCGACGGCCACGGGTCCGCCGTCGCGCGCCTCCGTCAGCGCGTACGTGACCAGTCCCAGGGCCAGGGCCCCCAGGAAGGCGCCGTTGACGTCGAAGCCGACCCGGCGTCGGCCTGCCGCGCCGGCCGGCTGCTCGCGGGCCGTGCCCACGGATTCGGGAACATGACGCAGGGCGACGGGAACGCACAGCAGCGCCGGGACGGCGCTCAGCACGAAGGTCCAGCGCCAGCCGGGCCCGTCCACCAGCCACCCGCCCACAAAGGGACCGAGGGCGGCGCCGATGCCGCCGAAGCCAGACCACAGACCGATCGCCCGCGGCCGGTCGTCCGGATGGAAGGACGCCTCGATGATCGCCAGCGAGCCGGGCGTGAGCAGGGCGCCGCCCACACCCTGCAGGGCCCGGGCGACGATGAGCGTGGTCGTGTCCGGGGCGAGGCCGCACAACAGAGAGGCGACCGCGAACCACACCAGGCCCAGGACGAAGACGCGACGCCGCCCGAACCGGTCGCCCAGGGAACCGCCCAGCAGGATGAGTCCCGCGAGGGTCAGCATGTAGGCGTTCACCGTCCACTGGAGGGCGTCGAGATCGGCGTCGAAGTCCTGGCCGATGCGTGGGAGCGCGACGTTGGTCACCGTCGAGCCGAGCAGCACGACGCCGGAGCCCAGGACGGTGGCCAGCAGGGTCCACCGTCCGCGGGCGCCGGCGACGCGGAGGGGGGCGGTGCTCTCGGGAGTGGGGGATCGGTTCATGTCGTGTCCTGGCGTCGTCCGGTGAGGCGAGCGCGGGCGGGGTGTCCCTGTCGCAGGTCGCGTACGTCCCGCACAGCGGCCGCGAACGCTTCCGGGCGCTCCTGGGGGAGGTTGTGGCCGGCGTCCGCGACCGTGCGGTGGAGACGGGGGCCGGTGAAGTGACGGGCGGTCGAGGACCCGTCCGTGGCCGGGAAGTTGCCGTCGGCCAGCCCGTCCAGGGTGATGGCGGGCACGGTGATCGGGGGCAGCCCGGCCAGCTGCTCCTCCAGCCGTGCGTACGGTTCGGCACCCGGGGCGAACCCGAGGCGGTGCCGGTACGGATGGACCACGACGTCGGTGTGGTCGGGGTTGGCGAAGGACCGCGCGGCCCGCTCCAGGTCCTGTTCGCGAAACGGCCACTTCGGGGAGTTCCGCTTCCAGATCACGCGTGCGACCCCCTGCGGATCGCGGGCCAGTCCGGCCCGGCCCCGCTCGGTGAGGAAGTAGTAGAAGTACCAGAAACCCGCCTCGCGTTCGGGCTCGACGGGTTCCGCCGCCGCGGCGATGTCCTGGAGGGCGGCTTGCTGACCGGAGCGGGGAGTCGTCGCGGAGAGGAACCTGGTGGGCCCATGGCCCCGCAGATGGGGGACGACGACCCGAAACCCGCTGTCCGCGAGGCGTGGAGCCACCTCCGCGTAACTGTGGATGTCGTAGGGGAAACCGTGCAGGAGCAGCACGGTGTCGCCGTCCGTGGGACCCGCCTCGTAGTAGGCGATGTCCAGGATGTCGGTGCTGACCCGTCGCAGTGGTTCGAGCGCGCGGTGGTCTGGCATCAGGGGTCCTTGGGGGGTGGCGTTGCCCGAGGGGCCCGCCACCCGCTCGCGGGCCGGGCGAGCGGACGGCGGACGGTACGGCGTCCGGCGGGGCCGGAGCGGCTGCCTCAGCCGAACATGCCGGGCTTGTATCCGCCTGCGGGCTGCTGGTTGATGACGTTGATCCGGTTGTAGGCGTTGATGACGGCGATCAGCGAGATCAGCGCGGCGAGTTGGTCCTCGTCGTAGTGCTTCGCGGCCTGCGCCCACGCCTCGTCCGAGACGCCGCCGGCGGCGTCGGCGATGCGCGTCCCCTGTTCGGCCAGCTCCAGGGCGGCCCGCTCGGCGTCCGAGAAGACCGTGGCCTCGCGCCACACGGCCACCAGGTTCAGCCGCTGCTGATCCTCGCCGGCCGCGGCGGCGTCCTTGGTGTGCATGTCGGTGCAGAAGCCGCAGCCGTTGATCTGGCTGGCACGGATCTTCACCAGCTCCTGGGTGGTGACCGGCAGAGCGGCCTGGACCGCCGCCCCGGCCGAGTTCAGGTGCTTCATCACCTTGCCGGCCAGCGCGTTGCCGAAGTAGTTGATGCGCGCGTCCATGTCGTATCTCCTCAAGAGGAACGGGATTACAGCCCACTGACCGGGAGCCCGCGCGCTTTGTGACAACGGAAGTCGCCCCCCCCCCCCCACGCACGACAGGTGCGGACCTGTCGCGGAGCAGCAGACACGACACATCATCTGACACACCGTGTGAGTGAAAAGCGCGTGCGCGGCCCGCGTTCAGTGTGTTCGCCGGGCGCGGGAGATACCATCGAGCGAATGGACCAGGCCGGTCGGCCTGAGTCGGCGCCGCCCTCCCGGGACCCGGGCCGGCGAGCACACCATCAGCGAACCCCAGGTGATCACCATGGCTACCGAAAGCATCCTGCACCCGAGTCTCATCGTCCCGATCGGGCACGTCGAACCCGTTCCCCGGCGGATCCGGGGCATGGTCGCGGGCCGTGTCGTGTTCGACACGCGCCGCGCGCTGTACGTGTGGGAGTGGCAGGCCTATCCGCAATTCAGCATCCCGATCGAGGACTTGGTGGAGGGAGCGCTCCACGACGACAGGCACACCGAGCAACTCGGTGCCGGGGTAGCGCACCGCCACACCCTGCGGGTCGGGCCGGAGGTCCGTGCCGGAGCGGCGTGGGTGTGGGGGGAGGGCTCCCCCGAAGCGCTGCGGGAGACGGTGCGCTTCGAATGGGAGGCGCTCGATGCCTGGTTCGAGGAGGACGAGCCGGTCTTCGTCCACCCGCGGAGCCCGTACTCGCGCGTGGACGCGCTCCGTTCGCGCAGCACCGTGCGGGTCGAGGTGGACGGCGTCGTGCTGGCGGAGGCCTCCGGCTGCGTGAAGCTGTTCGAGACCGGCCTGCCGACCCGCTACTACCTCGATCCCGCGAGCATCGACTGGACCCGGCTGCGGCGCTCCGACACGGTGACCCGGTGTCCCTACAAGGGCACGACGAGCGACTACTGGTCGTTCGACAGCGACACCGCCTCCCATGAGGACATCGCCTGGACGTACGACTTCCCGACCATCCAGGCCAACCGCATCGCCGGACTGACCGCGTTCTACAACGAGCACGTCGATCTGTACGTCGACGGCTCCCTGCTGCCCAGGCCGGCGGACCCCACCCGGGTGGCGTCCGACTAGCCGAGCCCCGTCGTGCGGCGGGCACGTCTTTTCTCCCGGCGCGTCACACATCGGCTCCCAAGACGGTCTGATGAGGTGGAAAGTCCTCCAAAAGCCACCATTTCAGGGAGCGATCATGAGTGACATCGTCCTCGAGCCCGCCGCGCAGGAGTTCGCCGACGCGACCGCCAAGCCGCCGCTGCTGTACGAACTCGGTGTCGAGGGAGCCCGCAAGCTGCTCGACGACGTCCAGTCCGGGCCCATCGGCAAGCCCGACGTGGACGAGAAGTGGATCACCGTCCCCGCCCGGGTCGGCGAGGTGAAGGTGCGCATCGTCAAGCCCGCCGGCAGCACCGGCACGCTTCCCGTCATCCTCTACGTGCACGGCGGCGGCTGGATCCTCGGGAACGCCGGCACCCACGACCGGCTGGTGCGCGAGCTGGCCGTGGGCGCGGAGGCGGCTGTGGTCTTCGTCGAGTACGACCGCTCACCGGAGGCGAAGTACCCCGTCGCCATCGAGCAGGCCTACGCCACCGCCCAGTGGGTCACCACCCAGGGCGCCGAGGAGGACCTCGACGGCTCCCGCATGGTCGTCGCCGGTGACTCCGTCGGCGGCAACATGAGCGCCGCCCTCACCCACCTGGCCAAGCGGCGCGGTGACGTGACCTTCCTGCACCAGTCCCTCTACTACCCCGTCACCGACGCGGGGCAGGACACCGAGAGCTATCGCGTCTTCGCCCACGGACCGCACCTGACCGCCAAGGCCATGGAATGGTTCTGGAACGCCTACACCACCGATCCGGCGGAGCGCGACGAGATCACGGCCTCGCCGCTGCGCGCCACGCTCGAGGACCTCCAGGGGCTGCCGCCCGCGTTCGTCGCGGTCGACGAGAACGACGTGCTGCGCGACGAGGGCGAGGCCTACGCCCGCAAGCTGATCCAGGCCGGTGTGCCGACCACGAGCGTCCGCTACAACGCCAGCCTGCACGACTTCATGATGCTCAACCCGGTCCGCGGAACCCAGGCGTCGACCGCGGCGATCGAGCAGGCGATCCACGTCCTGCGCAAGGCCCTCGGCACCGACTGACCCGTTCCGCGCGGCACCGCCGGCACCCTGGCGCGCCCCATGACGCGCACGGTGTGCCGGCTCAACGAAAGGCCACTCCCATGAGTGCACAGAATTCGACCATCGTCCTCGTCCACGGCGCGTTCGCGGACTCGTCCAGCTGGAACGGCGTCGTCGAGAGGCTCCAGTCACACGGCTATCCGGTCGTGGCCGCGAGCAACCCGCTGCGCGGGCTGACCGCGGACAGCGCGTACGTCCGGCAACTCCTGGAATCCATCGACGGGCCCGTGGTCCTCGCCGGACACTCCTACGGCGGTTCCGTCATCAGCAACGCGGCCACGGGACTCGGTCACGTCAAGGCTCTGGTGTTCGTCGCGGCCTTCCTGCCGGACGTGGGCGAGAGCGCCGTCGACCTGTCCGGCAAGTTCCCGGGCAGCACCCTCGGCGAGACGCTCCGCCCGGTCCCGGTCACGCTCCCCGACGGGGCCCGGGCCGCGGACCTCTACATCGAGAAAAGCAGATTCCACCAGCAGTTCGCCGCCGACGTCCCGGAGGAGGTCACGGCGGTCATGGCGGCAACCCAACGGCCCGTCGCCGACGCCGCGCTGGCGGAGGGCGCGTCGGCCGCGGCGTGGAAGGACATCCCGTCCTGGGTCCTCGTGGCGTCCGAGGACCGCAACATACCGGCCCAGGCGCAGACGTACATGGCCGAGCGCGCGGGGGCCACGGTGGCACACGTCACCGCTTCCCACGCGGTCAGCGTGTCCCGTCCGGGCGACGTCGCCCGGCTGATCGACGAGGCGGCGCAGGCGACCGGCTGAGCGGACGGTGGGTCTCCGCCGAGACCGGCGGCGACCCACCTGCCCGCGCCCGCCGCGGCGCGTCCCGACCGCAGTGACACGGGAGTACCTCATGAACACGAGCAAGCAGGCCGCGCGCGGGCTGGCCGACATACAGGCGTACCTGTACCGCGAGGCGCACCTCAGCGCCGCCCGTCGGCGGGTGTCCGCCTTCACCGAGAGGACCGACGGGCTGACCCACGGCCAGAAGCGGGACCTGGAGCAGTGGTACCTGGAGGAACAGAAATACGTGGCCCGCATGGTGACCGAGCACATCGCCGACACCATCGGCGCGGCCGAGGCGGCGCACCGCCGCCGGTTCGGCCGCTGGTTGCGAGGCACACTGATCGCCATGATCGCGATCGGCCTGGCGATCTTCGTGTGCACGGCGGCCGTCGTGGGCTCGATGACCTGATCCGCCGGCGCGCCGCCCGACCACCGCGGATCCCGCGGCAGCGACTTCCGGCCGGCCGGAAGCGGGCGGGGCACCGGACCGACCAGGGGCCGACCAGCTTCGCGCGAGCCTCGGCGATCAGTTTCGGACAGGTCTGCTGGATGTGGAACGCGGGGGTATCGTGACAGCCGGGAGGCTGCCATGGTGAGGGACGGCACACGGACCCAGCTCATCGGGCGGCAGGACGAGTGCGAGGTCCTCGACAGCCTGCTCGCGCAGGCCAGAAGCGGCCACAGCGGCGTTCTGGTGCTGCGCGGCGAGGCGGGCATCGGCAAGACCGAGCTGCTGAACCACCTGCTCGACCGGGCGACCGGGTGCCGTGTCGTCAGGGCGGCCGGCGTGCAGTCCGAGATGGAACTCTCCTACGCCGGGCTCCACCAGCTCTGCGCTCCTTTGCTCACCCACCTCGAAGGGCTCCCCGAGCCACAGCGCGAAGCCCTGCGAACGGCCTTCGGCGTGCAGGTCGGTGACGCTCCCGACCGGTTCCTCGTCGGCCTGGCCACGCTGAGCCTGCTCGCCGCCGCCGCTGCCGGCGACGAGCCGTTGCTGTGCCTGGTCGACGACGCCCAGTGGCTGGACCGCGTCTCGGCCCAGACACTGCAGTTCGTCGCCCGACGGCTGCTGGCCGAGCGTGTCCTGCTGGTCCTCGCCGTCCGGGAGTCCGGCTCCCGCGAGGTGCTCGCCGACCTCCCCGAGCTCGTCGTGCGCGGACTCGGCGAGCGGGACTCCCGCCGGCTCCTCGAATCGGTCGTCACCGGTCCGCTCGACCAGCGGGTGGGCGACCGCATCGTCGCCGAGACGCGCGGCAACCCGCTGGCCCTGGTGGAGCTGCCGCGCGGCCTCACCCTCCTGGAGCTGGCCGGCGGGTTCGGCGCACCGGACACCCGCCCCCTGTCCAGCCAGATCGAGGCGGGTTTCGTCCGCCGCATCCGGTCCCTCCCGGCGCAGACGCAGCAGTTGCTGCTCATCGCCGCCACCGAACCGGTCGGCGATGTGTCCCTGCTGCGGAGCGCCGCCGAGCGTCTCGGCATCGAGGTGGACCGCGCCGCCACCGAAGCCGAGGCGTCGGGTCTGCTGACCCTCGGCACATGGGTCCGCTTCCGGCACCCGCTGGTGCGCTCCGCGGCGTACCGCGCCGTCGGATTCGAGGCACGCCGGCGCGTGCACGCGGCCCTGGCCGATTCGATCGACCCCGCGCTCCACCCCGAACGCCGCGTCTGGCACCTCGCCAGTGCCACGACGGGCCCGGACGAGGACGTCGCCGCCGAACTGGAGGGCTCCGCCGGGAGGGCGCAGGCGCGCGGCGGCGTCGCCGCGGCGGCGGCCTTCCTGGACCGGGCCACCGAGCTGACTCCCGATCCGGTGCGCCGCGGAGCCAGGGCACTGGCCGCGGCGCGGGCGAAGTACCAGGCGGGCGCCTTCGACAGCGCGCGGGAACTGGTCGACGCGGCGGAGCTGAGTCACCTCGACGAGGCCGCAGCCGGGCGGGCGACCCTGCTGCGCGGACAGATCACGTCGGCGGCCAAGAGCGCCAGCGCCGGACTGCCGCTGCTGCTCGAAGCCGCGCGGCGGCTCCAGCCGTTCGACCCCGCACTCGCCGACCAGACGTACCGGGACGCGATCTACGCGGCCCTGACCGCGGGCCGGCTGACCACGGGCGGGGTCCGTGACGTCGCCGAAGTGGTGCTGAGCACGCCGGGCCACACCGGCGCCGCGAGCCGGGAGACCCGGCTCCTGACGGGTCTCGCCCGGGTGGTGACCGAGGGCTACGCGGCCGGCACGCCGATCCTCCTGGACGCCGTGGCGGCGTTCCGGACAGGAGAACTCTCCCGGGAGGAGGGCCTGGGCTGGCTGCCGTTGGCGTGCCGCATGGCGCACAGCACCTGGGACTTCGCCGCCTGGTCCGAGCTGTCGGCGCGGCTGGTCGACCTCGCTCGCGGCAGCGGAGCGCTCGCCGTGCTGCCCACGGCCCTTCTGCTGCGCCTGTCGAACCGGGTCTTCGCCGGCGATCTGCGCGGCGCCGCCTCCCTGACCGTGGAGGCGGGCGCGATCGGCGAAGCCACGGGCAGCACCTTCTTCGCGCACTACGGCGCACTCGTCGTGGAGCCCTTCAGGGGGCGGGAGTCGACGACCCGGGAGGCGATCGAGACACTCACCCAGGACCGCCTCCTGCGCGGTGAGGGCAAGGTGACGACGGCCACCCAGTGGGCTGCCGCAGTCCTGTGCAACGGCCTCGGCCGGTACGAGGAGGCGTACGCCGCGGCCGAGCGGGGCTGCGAGAACCCGCAGGAGCTCGGCCTGTCCCTGCAGTCCCGGGTCGAACTCGTCGAGTCCGCCGTGCGCCTGGGACGTACCGAGCGAGCGGCCGGGGCCGTACGGACGATCGAGGAGATGGCGCAGGTGAGCGGCACCCCCTGGGCGCTCGGTGTGTCCGTCGCCGCGCGTGCCCTGGTGAGCGAGGGAGCGGCCGCCGACGCCCTGCACCGGGAGGCGATCGAGCGGCTCGACACGGCCGGGGTCCGGATGGACAGCGCCCGGGCACGGCTGCGGCACGGTGAGTGGCTGCGCCGGGAACGGCGACGGGCACAGGCACGCATCCGGCTGAACGAGGCGTACGAGATGCTCGACGCGGCCGGTGCCGAGGCTTTCGCGGAACGGGCCCGAGGGGAGTTGAAGGCCGCCGGCGAGAAGGTACCCGGACGCACCGCGGCGGAGGCGGCGGTCCTCACCGCGAAGGAGGTCGAGATCGCCCGGCTCGCGCAAGGAGGCTTCACCAACCCGGAGATCGGCGCACGGCTCTTCCTCAGCCCGCACACCGTCGAATGGCATCTGCGCAAGGTCTTCGCGAAGCTCGGCATCTCCTCCCGCAAGGAGATCGGATCCGTGCGGTGGGAGACGGTGGCGACCACCCGCTGATCCGCCCGACGCGAACCCGGATCAGACGTGCGACACGTCCGGCTCCGCCAGCAGCGCGGGCACGGTGACGATCTTCGCCTCCCTGGACAGCAGGCGGTGGACGGGACAGCGTCCCGCCGCCGCCAGCAACTGCTCCCGCTGCGCCGGTTCCAGGTCGCCCGTCAGCCCGACGTTCTTGACGATGTGACCCTGCTGTCCGAACCGCACGGCCACGTCGATCCGCTCCAGTGGCCAGTCGTGCCGATCCGCCAGAGCGCGCACGGCCATGGAGGTGCAGGAACCGAGCGCGGCCAGCAGCAGCTCACCTGGCGTGGGGCCCTCGTCGGCGCCGATGGGCTCGGGCTCGTCGGCGGTCAGGTGGTGCGTGCCGATCGAGACGGAACGGGTGAGCCGTGCTCCTTCGGCGACGGTCACGATACGCGTGGTCATGGGACTTCCTCTCGGCCGAGGTGGCGACCGGGTCCGGCCGGTTCCTCTGACGCAGTGACCGAGCGGGCCCGGCGCGTGTGACACGTCGGCCCGGCCCGAGACCGTGTGCTGCGGCACCGGTCACAGGACCGTGCGCAGGAGTCGTCGTGAGGTGATGCCCAACTTGGCGTACACCTTTCGCAGATGCCACTCCACGGTGTGCGGGCTCAGGAACAACTGGGCCCCGATCTCGGAGTTGGTCAGCCCGTCCCGGGCCAGGCGGGCGATCTGGCTCTCCTGAGGGGTGAGCGCCGCCACGGCGGCAGCGTCGCGGCGGGCCACCGTCTCACCGGTGGCCCGCAGTTCGCGGACGGCGCGTTCGGCGAACGCGTGCGCGCCGAACCGCGCGAAGAGGGTGTGGGCCATCCGCAACTGCCTACGGGCGTCGGCGCGGCGGCCTTCGCGGCGCAGCCACTCCCCGTACAGCAGACGCGTCCGGGCCGTCTCCATGGTGACCCGGGTGCGGGCGAGCCGCTCGACGGCCTCCCGGTAGAGCCTCTCGGCCGCCGTTCCGTCACTGAGCAGCGCGCGGCACCGCGTCTGGACGCCCAGTGCCCAGTCCGTGCCGGCGGCGTCCGTGTCCCGGGTCAGCCGGACCAGTGCCGCCTCGGCCGCGTCGAGACGACCGCTGCGCACGCCGGCCTCCACCAGCTCGACCAGCCCCCACGCGGCCGCCACCAGGTCCTGCGGATGCCCGCTCGCCCGACGGGCGGCGTCCAGCGCCTCCTCGTATCTGCCCAGGCCGTTGAGGAGCACCGCACGGGCCCGGTACGCGACGGCCACACCGATGCCCTCGCCGCGGCCGAGGGCGTCCTGCGTGCCCGCCCCGATCAACGAGGCGGCTTCGTCCGCATGCCCCTGCCAGGCGGCGAGTGTCATCGTGCCGTACGGCGCGAAACCGCTGCCGACCGCGTCCTGGACCCGGGCGGTCTCCGCGATGAGCAGCGCGGCCGCGTCCAGTTCACCGGTGGTCGTGTGGACGACCACCCGGGAGTTGAGCGCGAGCGGCAACTCGGTCAGCGCGCCGACGGCACGGGCGGTACGCACGTGGCGGGTGACCAGCTCCGTCCAGCCCTCGTGGTCCCACAGGTCGGCCGCCAACGCCGAAGCCGCCCACGACCAGCGCAGCACCTCGTCGGGCTCCGTCTCCCCGCGGAACGCGCGTACCGCCTCACGCGACACGGTGACCGCGTCCTGATACCCGTCGAGGAAACGGGTGGTGAGAGCGTCCAGCAGGAGATCGGCGACGCGTGGTGTCCCCGTGGGGGGAGGGCACGTCCCGCGCGCCGCCGCCGCCACGTCGTGTACGTCCGCTCCGGACGCGAGGCTCCCGGCGAACATGGCGGCCGACAGGGTGTCGAGGAACGTCTCGCGTGCCAGGTCCACGTCGAGCGGGACCAGGCGCCGCGCGGTGGCCAGCAGGCGGGGGAACGCTTCGTCGACGCGGCTGGAGGCGAAGGAGATGCGGGCCTCGACGAGATCCGCGCGAGCGCGGCCGAGTTCGTCGAGGGGGCTGGACCGGGCCAGCTCCAGCAGGTCGCGCGCCGCCGTGGGCGCACCGGCGCGCAGCTTCGCCTGGGCCGCGGCGAGCGCACGCGTCGCCTTGCGCGGCGGGTGCGGCGTCAGAACGGCCGCGTGGGCGAGGAACGCGGCCGCCGCGGCGGTGCCGCCCCGCGCCCGTGCCCGTCCCGCGGACGCCTCCAGCTCTGCGGCGATGGCCTCGTCCGGCCGGACCGTGGCGCGCGCCAGATGCCAGGCACGGCGGTCGGGGTCGAGGTCGGCGTCGGTCACCGCGGCCAGGACGCCATGCACCTCTCGCAGCTCCGCGAGCCCCGCCGACCGGTAGATCGCGGAGCGCACCAACGGATGCCGGAACCGCACCAGCGTGCCGACATCGAGCAGCCCCTCCTTCACCGCGGGCTCCACCGCGTCCGGGGTGACACCCAGTCGCTCCATCGCGCTCCTGAGCAGCGACACGTCACCGACCGGTTCGGCGGCGGCCGCCAGCAGCAGGCGCTGCGTCGGGGCCGGCAGTGAGCGGGCCCGCGCGAGGTAGCTCCGCTCGATACGGCCGGTGACCCGCTGAGGGCCGTGCGGAACGGCCCCCACGGCCGTCTCCTCCTCGACGCCATCATGCGGGAGCTCCAGCAGTGCGAGGGGATTGCCGCGCGCCTCGGCGATGACGCGGTCGCGGATCCGCTCGTCCATCGGTCCTTCGGCGCCCGCCTCCAGCAGCGCACGGGCGTCGGCGTCGTCCAGACCGCGCAGCGTCAGCTCGGGCAGACCCGCCAGGTCGTCGCGTCCACGCTGCTCACGGGTGGCGAAGACCAGGGCCAGCGGTTCGGCGAGCATCCTTCGCGCCACGAACGCCAGCGTCTGCGCGGAGACCCGGTCGAGCCACTGCGCGTCGTCCACGAGGCAGAACAGCGGT encodes:
- a CDS encoding cupin domain-containing protein encodes the protein MSYPYPEQKYWGEDGEVSAVFRPATTPPDLGESGTGKDATHYLATTATTRGEFGLYRVEMRPRAGGPKTHFHKRISESFFILDGTVRVFDGVQWVDARKGDFLHVPQGGLHAFRNDSDAPADMLLLFTPGAPREEYFEQVSRLGHASEEERAAFFDRHDSYFVE
- a CDS encoding MFS transporter → MNRSPTPESTAPLRVAGARGRWTLLATVLGSGVVLLGSTVTNVALPRIGQDFDADLDALQWTVNAYMLTLAGLILLGGSLGDRFGRRRVFVLGLVWFAVASLLCGLAPDTTTLIVARALQGVGGALLTPGSLAIIEASFHPDDRPRAIGLWSGFGGIGAALGPFVGGWLVDGPGWRWTFVLSAVPALLCVPVALRHVPESVGTAREQPAGAAGRRRVGFDVNGAFLGALALGLVTYALTEARDGGPVAVAAAVGGVVVGAAFLRVERRGADPMMPPAIFSSRQFSAVNVITLCVYAGTGGFFFLTALQLQIVVGYPAMAAGAAMLPNTVLMLLFSSHAGTLAQRLGPRVPLTVGPLVCGAGMLLMLRVGPHASYLFDILPALLVMGTGMVVMVAPLTVTLLHSVDTANAGLASGINNAAARAAGLVSVAALPLLVGMGPEAYRSGTAFDASFGRAMPLCAGLLAVGASVAFLMLPRSAAASRPPHGHIHGWLTEPPLVSRFTRHQVAD
- a CDS encoding alpha/beta fold hydrolase; this translates as MPDHRALEPLRRVSTDILDIAYYEAGPTDGDTVLLLHGFPYDIHSYAEVAPRLADSGFRVVVPHLRGHGPTRFLSATTPRSGQQAALQDIAAAAEPVEPEREAGFWYFYYFLTERGRAGLARDPQGVARVIWKRNSPKWPFREQDLERAARSFANPDHTDVVVHPYRHRLGFAPGAEPYARLEEQLAGLPPITVPAITLDGLADGNFPATDGSSTARHFTGPRLHRTVADAGHNLPQERPEAFAAAVRDVRDLRQGHPARARLTGRRQDTT
- a CDS encoding carboxymuconolactone decarboxylase family protein → MDARINYFGNALAGKVMKHLNSAGAAVQAALPVTTQELVKIRASQINGCGFCTDMHTKDAAAAGEDQQRLNLVAVWREATVFSDAERAALELAEQGTRIADAAGGVSDEAWAQAAKHYDEDQLAALISLIAVINAYNRINVINQQPAGGYKPGMFG
- a CDS encoding DUF427 domain-containing protein, which encodes MATESILHPSLIVPIGHVEPVPRRIRGMVAGRVVFDTRRALYVWEWQAYPQFSIPIEDLVEGALHDDRHTEQLGAGVAHRHTLRVGPEVRAGAAWVWGEGSPEALRETVRFEWEALDAWFEEDEPVFVHPRSPYSRVDALRSRSTVRVEVDGVVLAEASGCVKLFETGLPTRYYLDPASIDWTRLRRSDTVTRCPYKGTTSDYWSFDSDTASHEDIAWTYDFPTIQANRIAGLTAFYNEHVDLYVDGSLLPRPADPTRVASD
- a CDS encoding alpha/beta hydrolase; this encodes MSDIVLEPAAQEFADATAKPPLLYELGVEGARKLLDDVQSGPIGKPDVDEKWITVPARVGEVKVRIVKPAGSTGTLPVILYVHGGGWILGNAGTHDRLVRELAVGAEAAVVFVEYDRSPEAKYPVAIEQAYATAQWVTTQGAEEDLDGSRMVVAGDSVGGNMSAALTHLAKRRGDVTFLHQSLYYPVTDAGQDTESYRVFAHGPHLTAKAMEWFWNAYTTDPAERDEITASPLRATLEDLQGLPPAFVAVDENDVLRDEGEAYARKLIQAGVPTTSVRYNASLHDFMMLNPVRGTQASTAAIEQAIHVLRKALGTD
- a CDS encoding alpha/beta fold hydrolase; amino-acid sequence: MSAQNSTIVLVHGAFADSSSWNGVVERLQSHGYPVVAASNPLRGLTADSAYVRQLLESIDGPVVLAGHSYGGSVISNAATGLGHVKALVFVAAFLPDVGESAVDLSGKFPGSTLGETLRPVPVTLPDGARAADLYIEKSRFHQQFAADVPEEVTAVMAATQRPVADAALAEGASAAAWKDIPSWVLVASEDRNIPAQAQTYMAERAGATVAHVTASHAVSVSRPGDVARLIDEAAQATG